GTTATGGGTGTGTCGTCGGTTAATTCGTCGAGTTCTGCAACCTGAACATCATCATTTTCCTGATCGTCAGCCTCAGAATCGGCTTGCTCCGCCATGGCGGCAGCCCAATCGTCCATACCGTCTTCACTCATGGGATATTCCCCTCACCTTACAGGTCTTCTTCGAGTACTTGCAGCTCGGCATCATTATCTATAATGCGCCCGCCGCGGGTTAATAATTGTAGCTCAGACTTCACAGAAGTCGGTCTTGCAATCTTTTCTACTATCTTCAGGGCTAAGTTATCTCGTGAGCGACCTAGCTTAGCTCTGAACGTAGGTAAATCTTCAATTAGCACAGTAATGGTTTCTGGCATTTCCACAGGAATAATTTCTCCTGGCTTAAATTCCATTACTTGGCGTAATGACACATCCACATCAAGCATGTGGGTTGTCAGTGCCACTTTTACGTCCATGATTTCATCGCGAAGCGCTTTACTCCAACGTAAATCAGTGTCTTCTTTATCACTTTGCACACCCGCATCTAGCAATTCGCGGATAGGCTCTAGCATTGAGTATGGAAGTGACACGTGGAAATCACCACCACCACCGTCAAGCTCTATATGAAACGAGCTAATCACCACCACTTCAGTGGGGCTCACAATGTTCGCCATCGCGGGGTTTACTTCTGAGTCTAAATACTCAAAAGACACGTCCATTACTGGCGCCCACGCTTCTTTATAATCTTCAAAAATAATCTTAAGCAGCATTTGAATAATACGCCGCTCTGTTGGCGTAAATTCCCGCCCTTCAATTTTTGCATGATAGCGGCCATCACCTCCAAAGAAGTTATCTACCAGAATGAAAACCAAGCGGGCTTCCATGGTAATAAGGCCGGTACCTTTAAGCGGGCGAAACCGCACCATGTTCAAGCTAGTAGGTACAAACAAGGTATGAATGTACTCACCGAACTTAATCATTTGAATACCGTTAATTGACACTTCCGCAGAGCGGCGCATCATGTTGAACAAACTCACCCGCATGTGACGGGCAAAGCGTTCATTAACGATTTCCAGTGTAGGCATACGCCCACGAACAATCCTATCCTGTGACGAGAAGTCGTACTCTAGCGTAGAAGCATCGGAGTCGGCATCGCCAACCTCGTCTTCTTCTACATCGTCTACCCCGTGTAGAAGGGCATCGATTTCATCTTGAGATAATAAATCACTCACAGTTATCTACCTGTTATTGCATCACAAAACCAGTGAAGAGCACACGCTCAACCACATCACTTCCCGCGATGTCTTTAAGCACTTTTTGTACTTCAGTCACCGCTTGTTCACGCAGTTCAATTTTTCCTGCTTCAGTCACCAAATCATCGGCATTTGATGTACTAAAGACTTGCAGCAAAGTGCCTTCAATTAACGGTATGTGGGTTTTAGCCAACTCTTCGTTGTCTGAGCCCCGCACTAGAAGCTGCACTTTAATTTGTACTAATCGGTCTCGACCTGTACCCGGAACGTTAAACACGAAAGGGCGCGGCATAGCAACGTACAAGGCGGTACCTACTTCTGCGCTTCCACCTGGGGCCGCGGCTTCAGTGGCGGCTTGCTCGTCGGTTTCGGCAAGTTGCTCTGCAGCTACAGGCTCTTCACCACCAGCGAATAAAAGAAAATAGGCTGCTGCACCACCGCCAACTAACACTACGGCGATAATAATAATCAGCATCATTTTGCCTTTCTTTTTACCACCTTCTTCAATCTGTAACTCTTCTTCAGCCATGTCTAATCCGTCAATATCCCACGAGGAACTCGTATTATCAGGCTTACGACGCAAATGGCAACGTAAGCCTGCATAAATTTGCAGTTCTTATAGCAGATAGCGCAATTGTACATCAACCCTACTTAAGTCTTTGCCTTCGCTATCAACCTACTAAGCGTAATAGTCTATACCGCCTTTCGCTTCCCTTGTGACAGACTGCTCTATCACCGTGGAACCCTCGTCGAACTCACCGTCGATATCTTGGCTAGGTACACCGTTACCTGCAAGTTGCTGGCCACTTCCATCACCATTTTGTGATGAGTTATCTTTACGCACTTCTGATTCACCTAAATTAATGCCTTGTTCTGCTAGCATATCTTTTAACCTAGGCATGGCATCGGCTAGTGCATCTTTAGCGTGCTGTGACTGCACAATGAAGCTCACACTGGCTGCATCACCCGATACATTCACTCGTACCTGCATACTGCCCAGTTCAGGCGGATCGAGCCTAATTTCTGCCATACTGTTTCGCGCATTCACCATCCAACGAATTTTCTCATGCAATTGTTGCTGACCTTCAGGCTTTAAAATATTGACCGGTTTGTCAGCGCCCTCAAATTGAAGCTGAGATTTGGTCGACTCCGCG
The nucleotide sequence above comes from Alteromonas naphthalenivorans. Encoded proteins:
- the fliM gene encoding flagellar motor switch protein FliM produces the protein MSDLLSQDEIDALLHGVDDVEEDEVGDADSDASTLEYDFSSQDRIVRGRMPTLEIVNERFARHMRVSLFNMMRRSAEVSINGIQMIKFGEYIHTLFVPTSLNMVRFRPLKGTGLITMEARLVFILVDNFFGGDGRYHAKIEGREFTPTERRIIQMLLKIIFEDYKEAWAPVMDVSFEYLDSEVNPAMANIVSPTEVVVISSFHIELDGGGGDFHVSLPYSMLEPIRELLDAGVQSDKEDTDLRWSKALRDEIMDVKVALTTHMLDVDVSLRQVMEFKPGEIIPVEMPETITVLIEDLPTFRAKLGRSRDNLALKIVEKIARPTSVKSELQLLTRGGRIIDNDAELQVLEEDL
- the fliL gene encoding flagellar basal body-associated protein FliL, encoding MAEEELQIEEGGKKKGKMMLIIIIAVVLVGGGAAAYFLLFAGGEEPVAAEQLAETDEQAATEAAAPGGSAEVGTALYVAMPRPFVFNVPGTGRDRLVQIKVQLLVRGSDNEELAKTHIPLIEGTLLQVFSTSNADDLVTEAGKIELREQAVTEVQKVLKDIAGSDVVERVLFTGFVMQ